The Montipora foliosa isolate CH-2021 chromosome 1, ASM3666993v2, whole genome shotgun sequence genome has a window encoding:
- the LOC138002127 gene encoding ATP-dependent DNA helicase DDX31-like → MIVFLSRRDSVDFHCDLFKECILSFSESQLAFFKLHGNMSQQERTAVFKNFSQAKNGILLCTDVAARGLDLPHVNWIVQYNTPGNPADYVQRVGRTARISLEGNALLFLTPAEVAYLQTLKQHGIRPEELLVEDVLKTLVVSPDNKARKKTQERP, encoded by the exons ATGATAGTATTCTTGTCCAGGCGAGATTCTGTGGATTTCCACTGCGATCTTTTCAAAGAGTGCATTCTGTCTTTTTCAG AATCGCAGCTGGCGTTCTTTAAGCTGCATGGAAATATGTCGCAACAGGAGAGGACAGCTGTATTCAAGAATTTCAGCCAAGCCAAAAATGGGATTTTGCTTTGCACG GATGTCGCTGCCAGAGGACTCGATTTACCCCATGTAAATTGGATTGTTCAG TACAATACCCCTGGAAACCCAGCAGATTATGTTCAAAGAGTTGGCCGGACAGCTCGAATTAGCCTGGAAGGAAATGCATTGCTGTTTTTAACGCCAGCTGAG gtcGCGTATTTGCAAACTTTGAAACAACACGGAATCAG ACCAGAGGAATTACTTGTGGAGGATGTACTTAAAACGTTAGTCGTGTCCCCTGACAACAAGGCTCGGAAAAAAACTCAAG AACGACCTTGA